From the Saccharomonospora marina XMU15 genome, the window CGCTTCCGCTGTGCTGGCCATCGCCGCCCTGGTGGTGGGCTCGGCCGTCGGTTTCATTCTCGCCAGGAACCGCTTCGCGGGCACGGACCGCCGACCGGCGGGTCCCACCGCCGCCGAACTACTCGAACGCCTCGTCCGCTCCTCCAACAACGGCGTCGTCGTGCTCAACCGGTTCGGTGACATGGTGCTGCACAACAGGCGCGCCGAGGCGCTCGGTCTCGTGCGGTTCAACCAGGCCGACGCCCGTGCCCGCAAGGCCGCCGAGCAAGTGATCAAGACGTCGCTGCCGCTGGAGATCGACCTGTCACCGCTTGCCGTGCGCGGCAGGGGACCCGAAGCCGTGCTCGGCGAGGTCCGCCCGCTCGGTGACGGCTTCACGGTGGTGGAGGCGGTCGACCACTCCGATGCCGTGCGACTGGAGGCCACCCGCCGCGACTTCGTCGCCAACGTCAGCCACGAGCTCAAGACGCCGGTGGGAGCCATCGCACTGCTCGCCGAGGCCGTGCTGGACGCGGCCGACGACAGTGAGGAGGTGCGCCGCTTCAGCGAGAAGATCCTTCGGGAGTCCACCCGGCTCGGCAAGCTGGTCACCGAACTCATCGCGCTTTCCAGGTTGCAGGGTGCCGAGCGACTGCCCGAGTTGACGGTGGTGGAGGTCGACGCGGTCGTGGAGGAGGCGCTCGGCCGCGTGCGGCTCGCCGCGGAGACGTCCGAGATCACCGTGACCACCGACGAGGCCAGCGACCTGCTGGTGGAGGGCGACCGCACGCTGCTGGTCACGGCGCTCACCAACCTGCTGGAGAACG encodes:
- a CDS encoding sensor histidine kinase; this translates as MRIVTASASAVLAIAALVVGSAVGFILARNRFAGTDRRPAGPTAAELLERLVRSSNNGVVVLNRFGDMVLHNRRAEALGLVRFNQADARARKAAEQVIKTSLPLEIDLSPLAVRGRGPEAVLGEVRPLGDGFTVVEAVDHSDAVRLEATRRDFVANVSHELKTPVGAIALLAEAVLDAADDSEEVRRFSEKILRESTRLGKLVTELIALSRLQGAERLPELTVVEVDAVVEEALGRVRLAAETSEITVTTDEASDLLVEGDRTLLVTALTNLLENAIAYSSAGSPVSISRRLVDGFVEIAVTDRGIGIAEDEQQRVFERFYRADKARSRATGGTGLGLAIVKHVAANHGGEVRLWSSLGVGSTFTLRIPAHVAATDDQQPAPRSLVATGQESTEQGGTP